In Mycobacterium sp. Aquia_216, a genomic segment contains:
- a CDS encoding 2Fe-2S iron-sulfur cluster-binding protein — protein sequence MADPTSNGAEPGTVTIYLERKKATVSLVAGETLLESARRAGLDPPFNCEAGNCGTCMARLEHGHATMRINDALDDDEVADGYILTCQGVPDTDSVTVRYE from the coding sequence GTGGCAGATCCCACATCGAATGGTGCCGAGCCCGGCACGGTGACGATCTACCTGGAACGCAAGAAGGCGACGGTGTCGCTGGTTGCGGGCGAGACACTCCTGGAAAGCGCACGGCGGGCCGGCCTGGATCCCCCGTTCAACTGTGAGGCCGGCAACTGCGGCACGTGCATGGCCCGGCTCGAGCACGGCCACGCGACCATGCGGATCAACGACGCACTCGACGACGACGAAGTGGCCGACGGCTACATTTTGACGTGCCAGGGCGTACCCGATACGGATTCGGTCACCGTGCGCTACGAGTAG
- a CDS encoding DUF4286 family protein: MAKGIILVESRPSSPEREQEYNTWYDEVHLRELVALDGFVSARRLRPVNGDGPYVAIYEIEGDDLQAILDNMIANAGQLTMSDALLLDPAPIPRLLATTTERDG, from the coding sequence ATGGCCAAGGGCATCATCCTCGTTGAGAGTCGACCCAGTTCGCCCGAACGCGAGCAGGAGTACAACACCTGGTACGACGAGGTGCATCTGCGCGAACTCGTGGCTCTCGACGGATTCGTCTCCGCGCGGCGGCTGCGTCCGGTAAACGGTGACGGCCCCTATGTCGCCATCTACGAGATCGAGGGTGACGACCTGCAGGCCATCCTGGACAACATGATCGCCAACGCCGGCCAATTAACCATGTCCGATGCGCTGCTGCTGGATCCCGCGCCGATCCCGCGCCTGCTGGCGACGACCACCGAGCGCGACGGCTAG
- a CDS encoding amidohydrolase family protein, translating to MDADDLILVSIDDHVVEPPDMFLRHVPAKYKAEAPIVVVDDKGVDQWMYQGRPQGVSGLNAVVSWPAEEWGRDPAGFAEMRPGVYDVHERVRDMNRNGILASMCFPTFTGFSARHLNMTREDVTLVMVSAYNDWHIDEWAGSYPDRFIPIAILPTWTPEGMCAEIRRVAAKGCRAVTMPELPHLEGLPSYHDEDYWGPVFGTLSEQNVVMCLHIGTGFGAISMAPNAPIDNMIILATQVSAMCAQDLLWGPAMRNYPDLKFAFSEGGIGWIPFYLDRSDRHYTNQKWLRRDFGDKLPSDVFREHSLACYVTDKTSLKLRHEIGIDIIAWECDYPHSDCFWPDAPEQVLAELNAAGADDSDINKITWANACRFFGWDPFARTPREHANVKTLRAKAIDVDVAIRPRAEWARRYEEKQAAVAR from the coding sequence ATGGATGCCGATGACCTGATCCTGGTGAGCATTGACGACCACGTGGTCGAGCCGCCGGACATGTTTCTTCGCCACGTGCCCGCCAAGTACAAGGCCGAGGCCCCGATCGTCGTGGTGGACGACAAGGGCGTGGACCAATGGATGTACCAGGGCAGGCCGCAGGGCGTGAGCGGACTGAACGCCGTGGTGTCGTGGCCCGCGGAGGAATGGGGCCGCGATCCAGCTGGTTTCGCCGAAATGCGTCCCGGTGTCTACGACGTACACGAACGCGTGCGGGACATGAACCGCAACGGCATCCTCGCGTCGATGTGCTTCCCGACGTTCACCGGATTCTCGGCCCGCCACCTCAACATGACGCGCGAAGACGTCACCCTGGTGATGGTGTCGGCGTACAACGACTGGCACATCGACGAATGGGCCGGGTCCTACCCGGACCGCTTCATCCCGATCGCAATCCTCCCGACGTGGACCCCGGAGGGAATGTGCGCCGAGATCCGCCGTGTCGCCGCCAAGGGCTGCCGCGCAGTGACGATGCCGGAACTGCCTCACCTGGAAGGACTTCCGAGCTATCACGACGAGGATTACTGGGGTCCGGTGTTCGGCACGCTGTCCGAGCAGAACGTGGTGATGTGTCTGCACATCGGCACCGGATTCGGGGCGATCAGCATGGCCCCCAACGCGCCGATCGACAACATGATCATTCTGGCCACCCAGGTTTCGGCGATGTGCGCGCAGGATCTGCTGTGGGGCCCCGCGATGCGCAACTACCCCGACCTGAAATTCGCCTTCTCCGAGGGGGGCATCGGCTGGATCCCGTTCTACCTCGACCGCAGCGACCGCCACTACACCAACCAGAAGTGGCTGCGCCGCGACTTCGGCGACAAGCTGCCCAGCGACGTGTTCCGCGAACACTCGCTGGCCTGCTACGTCACCGACAAGACTTCGTTGAAGCTGCGTCACGAAATCGGCATCGACATCATCGCCTGGGAGTGCGATTATCCGCACTCGGACTGCTTCTGGCCCGATGCGCCCGAGCAGGTGCTGGCCGAGCTCAACGCCGCCGGAGCCGACGACTCGGACATCAACAAGATCACCTGGGCCAACGCCTGCCGGTTCTTCGGCTGGGATCCGTTCGCCCGCACCCCCCGCGAGCACGCGAACGTTAAAACTCTGCGCGCCAAAGCGATTGACGTAGACGTAGCTATCCGGCCGCGCGCCGAATGGGCACGGCGCTACGAGGAGAAGCAAGCTGCCGTCGCGCGGTAG
- a CDS encoding CaiB/BaiF CoA transferase family protein gives MLAGPYATMLLADLGAEVTKIEPRGGEISRGVGPTYFASLNRNKSSICLDLNSDAGRQHLGELVSESHALLVNLKPSAIRRLGLTYDQLRRHNERIVCVAITGFGLHGGDDPAFDYVVQAGFGIAALTGDPDGPPTLPGYSSADNSTGMAAALGLLAMIVSGTGGQVDVSLRDVMLSQLNYHASAYLNNGVEPQRRPNGAHSYYVPAQLFPTADGYLALFITHDGFWKSFAAEAGIGGFDTMAERVARRDEVLAVVTAMLATDSAASWECRLRPLGVPAAAVRTLPEALRATPEVVVTAGEFRLVGSPIHVSGYQPDYRPPPQLPEV, from the coding sequence ATGCTCGCCGGCCCGTATGCCACCATGCTGCTCGCCGACCTCGGTGCCGAGGTCACCAAGATCGAACCCCGCGGCGGTGAAATCTCGCGCGGTGTCGGCCCCACCTATTTCGCCAGCCTGAACCGAAACAAGTCCAGCATCTGCTTGGACCTGAATTCCGATGCGGGCCGGCAACACCTGGGTGAACTGGTGTCGGAATCCCACGCGCTTCTGGTGAATCTGAAACCGTCGGCCATCCGTCGGCTGGGCCTCACCTATGACCAGTTGCGACGGCACAACGAACGGATCGTCTGCGTCGCGATCACCGGATTCGGCCTGCACGGCGGCGACGATCCGGCCTTCGACTACGTAGTTCAGGCGGGATTCGGTATCGCCGCACTCACCGGCGATCCGGATGGCCCACCGACGCTGCCGGGTTACTCGTCAGCCGACAATTCCACCGGAATGGCTGCAGCGCTTGGTCTTTTGGCCATGATCGTCTCCGGCACCGGTGGGCAAGTCGATGTTTCGCTGCGCGACGTCATGCTGTCGCAACTGAACTACCATGCGTCGGCCTACCTCAACAACGGCGTCGAGCCGCAGCGCCGTCCGAATGGCGCGCACTCGTACTATGTGCCGGCCCAGCTCTTTCCGACGGCTGACGGATACTTGGCCTTGTTCATCACCCACGACGGATTCTGGAAGTCCTTTGCCGCCGAGGCGGGTATCGGCGGCTTCGATACCATGGCCGAACGGGTGGCCCGCCGCGACGAGGTGCTCGCCGTCGTCACCGCGATGCTGGCGACCGACAGCGCCGCGAGCTGGGAGTGCCGGCTGCGCCCCCTGGGAGTGCCCGCCGCGGCGGTGCGCACGCTGCCCGAAGCCCTCAGAGCGACCCCGGAAGTGGTTGTCACGGCGGGAGAATTCCGCCTCGTCGGCAGTCCGATCCACGTCTCCGGGTATCAGCCCGACTATCGGCCGCCACCTCAACTCCCCGAGGTATAG
- a CDS encoding LLM class F420-dependent oxidoreductase encodes MRVGVMIGAERGDMARKVAKLASDIEWAESAGLDTAWMPQVPNDFDCLTMVSLMAAHTSRIELGTAVVPLQAQHPIALARQALSTHAVAGGRLALGIGPSHHWIIRDMLGLPYEKPAAYTRDYLQVLNAAVAGPGPVDVENDSFTVHNPTAIGADTPMPVLVAALGPVMLQLAGELADGTVLWMADERAIGDHIAPKITKAAADAGRPAPRIVAGIPVCLCAPAQVDEAKGRANRILGEAEVSPNYQRLLDRGDARDVGDLCAAGDEKAILSRMRLFADAGVTDLSVRLLPIGDNRDELIASKQRTREMIAALATELR; translated from the coding sequence GTGCGCGTCGGAGTAATGATCGGTGCCGAGCGGGGCGATATGGCCCGCAAGGTCGCCAAGTTGGCTTCCGATATCGAATGGGCCGAATCCGCGGGATTGGACACCGCGTGGATGCCGCAGGTGCCCAACGACTTCGACTGCCTGACCATGGTGTCGTTGATGGCCGCGCACACCTCACGCATCGAGCTGGGCACCGCGGTCGTACCGCTGCAGGCTCAGCATCCGATTGCTCTTGCCCGTCAAGCACTCTCGACGCACGCGGTAGCCGGTGGGCGGTTGGCGCTGGGTATCGGGCCGTCGCACCACTGGATCATTCGGGACATGCTCGGGTTGCCGTACGAGAAGCCGGCCGCCTACACCCGCGACTACTTGCAGGTCCTCAACGCCGCTGTTGCCGGCCCGGGACCGGTTGACGTCGAGAATGATTCGTTCACGGTGCACAATCCGACGGCGATCGGCGCCGATACCCCGATGCCGGTGCTCGTCGCGGCCCTGGGGCCGGTGATGCTCCAGTTGGCGGGTGAGCTGGCCGACGGCACGGTGTTGTGGATGGCCGACGAGCGAGCGATCGGCGATCACATCGCCCCGAAGATCACCAAGGCCGCCGCAGATGCCGGGCGCCCGGCACCGCGGATCGTCGCGGGTATCCCGGTATGCCTTTGCGCACCTGCCCAAGTCGACGAGGCCAAAGGGCGCGCCAACCGCATCCTGGGCGAGGCCGAGGTGTCGCCGAACTACCAGCGCCTGCTCGACCGCGGTGACGCCCGCGATGTCGGCGACCTGTGCGCGGCCGGCGACGAGAAGGCGATCCTGTCGCGCATGCGCCTATTCGCCGACGCAGGGGTCACCGACCTATCGGTGCGCCTGCTGCCGATCGGTGACAACCGCGACGAGCTCATCGCGTCCAAGCAGCGCACCCGGGAGATGATCGCGGCTCTCGCAACGGAACTGCGGTGA
- a CDS encoding cobalamin B12-binding domain-containing protein, with translation MTVRILVAKPGLDGHDRGAKIVARTLRDAGFEVIYTGIRQRIEDIASIAVQEDVAVVGLSILSGAHLALTARTVEALRGADAADIAVVVGGTIPHADVPKLLSAGAAAVFPTGTPLDTLVREIRALTGTADIEPKEPAVEESCASE, from the coding sequence ATGACGGTGAGAATTCTGGTCGCGAAACCCGGCCTCGACGGGCATGATCGCGGCGCCAAGATCGTTGCCCGTACCTTGCGCGACGCGGGCTTCGAGGTCATCTACACGGGCATCCGCCAGCGCATCGAAGACATCGCGTCGATCGCGGTCCAGGAAGACGTCGCCGTGGTGGGCCTGAGCATCCTGTCCGGTGCGCATCTGGCGCTCACCGCCCGCACCGTCGAAGCGCTGCGCGGCGCCGACGCCGCGGACATCGCCGTCGTCGTCGGCGGGACGATCCCGCACGCCGACGTGCCCAAACTGCTATCCGCCGGTGCCGCTGCGGTATTCCCTACCGGGACACCGCTCGACACGCTGGTCCGCGAGATCCGCGCACTGACCGGCACGGCGGACATTGAACCGAAGGAACCCGCTGTGGAGGAATCGTGCGCGTCGGAGTAA
- a CDS encoding methylmalonyl-CoA mutase family protein: MDNTAHTPSGIPLRPVYGPADVGAEPPQPGEFPFTRGNFASGYRGKLWTFRQYSGFGTAEESNRRYRYLLDQGGTGLSVALDLPTQCGYDSDDPEFGEEVGRVGVAVDTLADFEILFDGIPLDKLSTSMTINGTAAILLAFYVAAAEKKGIPRAKLTGTIQNDILKEYASRGTWIWPPEPSLRLIADTIEFCAAEVPKFNAISVAGAHFRDAGANAVQEMAFTLADGVTYCDTVVERGRMTIDQFAPQISFFFYTHGDFFEEIAKYRAGRRRWATIVRERYGATTAKAAMFRFGCVCGGASLYAPQAHNNIVRVAYEAMAAVLGGVQSMFTAAWDEPFALPTEETTTLALRTQQILAHETGVASVADPLGGSYFVEALTDATEERIIEIMSDLERHGGMVHAIEDGYLQGLIADEAFNMHQDVEAGTRPVVGVNRFVTEEPDHDVVTYELDAEGRDLQLKRLSKVKAERDSTAVESSLTALSRAAEGTDNLMHMLIDCANAYCTVGEMVSALKVVWGEFQQPVVF; the protein is encoded by the coding sequence ATGGATAATACGGCCCACACTCCGTCCGGTATCCCGCTGCGGCCCGTCTACGGGCCCGCGGATGTCGGCGCGGAGCCACCGCAGCCGGGTGAGTTCCCCTTCACCCGGGGTAACTTCGCGTCCGGCTACCGCGGCAAGCTCTGGACGTTTCGGCAGTACTCCGGATTCGGCACTGCCGAGGAATCCAATCGCCGTTATCGTTACCTGCTCGATCAAGGCGGCACCGGGCTGTCGGTGGCGCTCGACCTGCCCACCCAGTGCGGATACGACTCCGACGACCCTGAATTCGGCGAGGAGGTCGGCCGGGTCGGCGTCGCGGTGGACACCCTGGCCGACTTCGAGATCTTGTTCGACGGCATTCCGTTGGACAAGCTCAGCACGAGCATGACGATCAACGGAACGGCGGCGATCCTGCTGGCGTTCTACGTCGCGGCCGCCGAGAAAAAGGGGATACCCCGGGCGAAGCTCACCGGGACCATCCAAAACGACATCCTCAAGGAGTACGCCTCGCGCGGTACCTGGATCTGGCCGCCGGAGCCGTCGCTGCGGTTGATCGCCGACACCATCGAGTTCTGCGCGGCGGAGGTGCCGAAGTTCAACGCGATTTCGGTGGCCGGGGCGCATTTCCGCGATGCCGGGGCCAACGCGGTGCAGGAGATGGCGTTTACCCTGGCCGACGGTGTCACGTATTGCGACACCGTGGTGGAACGTGGCCGGATGACGATCGACCAGTTCGCGCCGCAGATCTCGTTCTTCTTCTACACCCACGGGGACTTCTTCGAGGAGATCGCCAAATACCGTGCGGGGCGGCGGCGTTGGGCGACCATCGTGCGGGAGCGCTACGGGGCGACAACGGCCAAGGCGGCGATGTTCCGCTTCGGTTGCGTCTGTGGTGGCGCGTCGCTGTACGCGCCGCAGGCCCACAACAACATCGTCCGGGTGGCCTACGAGGCGATGGCCGCCGTGCTGGGTGGTGTGCAGTCGATGTTCACCGCGGCCTGGGACGAGCCGTTCGCGCTGCCCACCGAGGAAACCACGACACTGGCGCTGCGCACCCAGCAGATCCTGGCGCATGAAACGGGCGTGGCCAGCGTCGCCGACCCGCTGGGCGGCTCCTACTTCGTCGAGGCGCTGACCGATGCCACCGAGGAACGCATCATCGAGATCATGTCCGACCTCGAGCGGCACGGCGGAATGGTGCACGCCATCGAGGACGGTTACCTGCAAGGCCTGATCGCCGACGAAGCCTTCAACATGCATCAGGACGTCGAGGCGGGCACCCGTCCGGTCGTCGGCGTGAACCGGTTCGTGACCGAGGAACCGGATCACGACGTCGTCACCTACGAGCTCGACGCCGAGGGACGGGACCTGCAGCTCAAGCGGCTCTCCAAGGTCAAGGCCGAAAGAGATTCAACGGCAGTCGAATCGAGTCTGACGGCATTGTCGCGTGCCGCCGAGGGAACCGACAATCTGATGCACATGCTCATTGACTGTGCCAACGCGTATTGCACGGTCGGCGAAATGGTCTCCGCGCTCAAAGTGGTGTGGGGCGAATTCCAGCAACCGGTGGTGTTCTAG
- a CDS encoding class I SAM-dependent methyltransferase, translated as MNDERRASYTHGHHESVLRSHQRRTAEDSAGYLLSYLKPGLSLLDVGCGPGTITADLAARVAPGSVTAIDQFADVLDQARAEAQRRELSNVSFATADVDRLEIPDGTFDVVHAHQVLQHVADPVWALREMRRVCVPGGIVAARDADYTGFVWFPRLAALDFWRDVYQQAARANGGEPDAGRQLLSWALEAGFDDVTPTGSLWCYATPETREWWGGMWADRILHSGIARDILRFGLATTAQLEEISAAWRSWAAAPDGWLAIPHGEIICRA; from the coding sequence ATGAACGACGAACGCCGAGCCAGCTACACGCACGGACATCACGAGTCGGTGCTGCGCAGTCATCAGCGGCGCACCGCGGAAGACTCCGCGGGCTACCTGCTGTCGTACCTGAAGCCGGGACTGTCGCTGCTTGACGTCGGATGTGGTCCCGGAACGATCACCGCCGACCTCGCCGCCAGGGTTGCGCCCGGATCGGTCACGGCCATCGACCAATTCGCCGATGTCCTCGACCAGGCCCGCGCGGAGGCGCAGCGGCGCGAGCTGTCCAATGTCTCGTTCGCCACCGCCGACGTGGATCGGCTCGAGATTCCCGACGGCACATTCGATGTCGTGCACGCCCACCAGGTGCTGCAGCACGTCGCGGACCCGGTGTGGGCGCTGCGCGAGATGCGCAGGGTGTGCGTCCCCGGCGGAATCGTGGCGGCTCGCGACGCCGACTACACCGGATTCGTCTGGTTCCCACGCCTTGCGGCACTCGACTTTTGGCGCGATGTCTACCAACAGGCCGCCCGCGCCAATGGCGGCGAGCCCGACGCCGGCCGGCAGTTGTTGTCGTGGGCGCTGGAAGCGGGCTTCGACGACGTCACACCCACGGGAAGCCTGTGGTGCTATGCCACTCCCGAGACCCGCGAATGGTGGGGCGGAATGTGGGCCGACCGAATCCTGCATTCCGGCATCGCCCGCGACATTCTGCGGTTTGGCCTGGCAACTACGGCACAGCTCGAGGAGATTTCCGCGGCATGGCGATCGTGGGCCGCGGCCCCGGACGGTTGGCTAGCGATTCCGCACGGCGAAATCATCTGCCGCGCATAG
- a CDS encoding M15 family metallopeptidase, with amino-acid sequence MHRVRLVLSLAVAVAVSRAAVAQASPDVPPVSDAAHAAGFIDVRSVVPDAIIDLRYATTNNFTGTQLYPSDARCLVHQSMSQGLASAASALRPQGHLLVFWDCYRPHDVQVRMFSVVPNPAWVARPGPYAHSHESGRSVDVTFTSVEPQCPPERHAGGLCLADMGTGFDDFSPRATAFATQGVSADAQAHRALLRDAMKYGGLSPYSGEWWHFDGPGAGVGRPILNVPVD; translated from the coding sequence ATGCATCGTGTGCGGCTGGTCCTCTCGTTGGCGGTAGCCGTCGCGGTGTCGCGGGCCGCTGTCGCGCAGGCGAGTCCCGATGTCCCGCCGGTCAGCGACGCGGCGCACGCGGCCGGGTTCATCGACGTGCGCAGTGTCGTTCCCGACGCCATCATCGACCTGCGCTACGCGACGACGAACAACTTCACCGGCACGCAGTTGTATCCCTCCGACGCGCGATGCCTGGTCCACCAATCCATGTCGCAGGGCCTCGCGAGTGCCGCGTCCGCGCTGCGCCCGCAGGGGCACTTGCTGGTGTTCTGGGATTGCTATCGGCCCCATGACGTTCAGGTGAGGATGTTCAGCGTCGTCCCCAATCCGGCGTGGGTGGCACGGCCGGGTCCCTATGCGCACAGCCACGAATCGGGGCGTTCGGTGGACGTGACATTCACCAGCGTGGAACCACAGTGCCCGCCCGAACGTCACGCGGGCGGCCTTTGCCTGGCCGACATGGGCACCGGCTTCGACGATTTCTCGCCGCGCGCAACGGCATTCGCAACTCAGGGGGTCAGTGCCGACGCGCAGGCGCACCGGGCCCTGCTGCGGGACGCGATGAAGTACGGCGGATTGTCTCCGTACTCCGGGGAGTGGTGGCACTTCGACGGACCCGGCGCCGGCGTCGGCCGTCCGATTCTCAATGTCCCGGTCGATTAA
- a CDS encoding FAD-binding oxidoreductase has translation MSTCPSTASAAAVAAELDRRLPAGRILAGRAYEQSCRVWNGAIDRAPALIVRPHTRAEVQAAVVAAREHDLPLSVRGGGHDWAGRALRHGGLVIDLSAMTHVIVDPQHRVATVQGGATAGGVIGAAHAHGLTAAAGTVGGVGMTGLTLGGGYGPLLGRYGLALDNVLGVEVVIANGRLVTATVSEEPELYWALRGGGGNFGVVTALSVQLHPVSTVLGGLIAYPWSDADRVWEQLDGILVDAPDELTVQTGMLPGPDGSPTVFLSPVWCGDLSDGQRVLESLQALSTPLMAQVAPASYVELLRQFDAFVVDGRHCAARSRNVTRFTPEVVAALVEAGLRQPSRNSMISVHHFHGAATRVPVADTAFGLRAPHRMIEIVAAWEPEEDPTAHIGWADRVDADLAPHALPGGYPNMLGPGAREQIAHAYGSNAERLCAAKRHFDPDGVFSAVGLPG, from the coding sequence ATGTCCACATGCCCGTCGACCGCTTCGGCGGCCGCCGTCGCAGCAGAACTCGATCGCCGGCTCCCCGCCGGGCGCATTCTGGCCGGTCGTGCCTACGAACAGAGCTGCCGAGTCTGGAACGGCGCCATCGATCGCGCACCGGCGTTGATCGTGCGTCCACACACCCGGGCCGAGGTCCAGGCCGCGGTGGTTGCGGCACGTGAACACGATCTGCCGTTGTCGGTACGGGGCGGCGGGCACGATTGGGCGGGTCGGGCGCTACGTCACGGCGGCCTGGTCATCGACCTGTCCGCCATGACGCACGTGATCGTGGACCCGCAGCACCGGGTCGCCACCGTGCAGGGGGGTGCCACCGCCGGCGGTGTGATCGGTGCGGCGCACGCTCACGGCCTGACCGCGGCCGCGGGCACCGTTGGCGGGGTCGGCATGACCGGGTTGACCCTGGGCGGTGGTTATGGGCCGTTGCTGGGGCGTTACGGCCTGGCGCTGGACAACGTGCTCGGCGTCGAGGTGGTGATCGCCAACGGCCGTTTGGTCACGGCCACGGTTTCAGAGGAACCCGAGCTGTATTGGGCGCTGCGCGGTGGCGGCGGCAATTTCGGCGTCGTCACCGCGCTGAGCGTGCAGTTGCACCCAGTGTCCACTGTTCTCGGGGGGCTCATCGCATATCCCTGGTCCGACGCCGACCGGGTGTGGGAGCAACTGGACGGAATTCTCGTCGACGCACCGGACGAGCTTACGGTGCAGACCGGAATGCTGCCCGGCCCTGACGGGAGCCCGACGGTGTTTCTCTCGCCGGTCTGGTGTGGCGACTTGTCGGACGGTCAACGGGTCCTCGAGTCACTGCAAGCGCTGAGCACGCCGCTGATGGCGCAGGTCGCGCCGGCCAGTTACGTCGAGTTGCTGCGCCAATTCGACGCGTTCGTCGTCGACGGACGTCATTGCGCCGCCCGGTCCCGCAACGTCACCCGCTTCACACCCGAAGTCGTCGCCGCTTTGGTTGAGGCGGGCCTGCGTCAACCATCAAGAAACTCAATGATCTCCGTGCACCACTTTCACGGCGCTGCCACTCGGGTTCCCGTCGCGGACACCGCGTTCGGCCTGCGCGCGCCGCACCGCATGATCGAGATCGTGGCGGCGTGGGAGCCCGAGGAAGACCCAACCGCGCACATTGGCTGGGCGGATCGCGTCGATGCCGATTTGGCACCGCACGCCCTTCCCGGCGGCTACCCCAACATGCTGGGGCCGGGCGCACGCGAGCAGATCGCGCACGCATACGGAAGCAATGCCGAGCGCCTGTGTGCCGCCAAGCGGCACTTCGACCCCGACGGCGTATTCTCGGCCGTCGGCTTACCGGGTTAA
- a CDS encoding TetR/AcrR family transcriptional regulator has translation MTDHDAAATPSRITGRRAEYAQATRQAAVDAARRLFRDKGYFATTVNEIASEARVSPATVYAVNGGKQGLLRTLIDVWSAAPVVAVAVERIESLDDPGEILRYTTATVRGMREDYGDIMRVVIAAAPHEATAAEGLALATARYRAGHGVAARRLAELNALRGDMSADAALDVLWFYLGYAGFFTLVDDNGWSYAKAEEWLRDAVSHALLKPRDT, from the coding sequence GTGACCGATCACGATGCCGCGGCGACGCCGAGCCGGATCACCGGCCGACGGGCGGAGTACGCGCAGGCAACCCGACAAGCCGCGGTCGACGCCGCGCGCCGCCTGTTCCGCGACAAGGGTTACTTCGCGACCACCGTCAACGAAATCGCGTCCGAGGCAAGGGTTTCACCCGCTACCGTGTACGCCGTCAACGGCGGCAAGCAGGGTCTGCTGCGCACACTGATCGACGTATGGTCGGCAGCACCCGTGGTCGCTGTGGCCGTCGAACGCATCGAGAGCCTCGACGACCCCGGGGAGATCCTGCGGTACACGACGGCGACTGTGCGTGGGATGCGAGAAGACTACGGCGACATCATGCGCGTCGTCATCGCCGCAGCCCCGCACGAGGCGACCGCGGCCGAGGGTCTCGCGCTCGCCACCGCCCGTTACCGGGCCGGGCACGGTGTCGCCGCGCGCCGCCTCGCAGAGCTGAATGCCTTGCGCGGCGACATGAGTGCCGATGCGGCGCTTGACGTCCTGTGGTTCTACCTCGGCTACGCCGGGTTTTTCACCCTCGTCGACGACAACGGGTGGAGCTACGCCAAGGCCGAAGAATGGCTGCGGGACGCGGTCAGCCACGCGCTGCTGAAACCTCGCGACACCTGA
- a CDS encoding PPOX class F420-dependent oxidoreductase: protein MAPKVATADAVSLPELLDFIRPRHKMLLTTFRSDGSLHSSPVTGGVDEEGRIVIATYPQRAKCVNIRRNPSASVVILSDDFNGAYVQVDGEAEVIGLPAAVDLLVDYYRVIAGEHPDWAEYRQAMVDQGKCLIRIAPRRWGPVATGGFPPR from the coding sequence ATGGCTCCTAAAGTGGCGACCGCGGACGCGGTCAGTCTTCCCGAACTGCTCGACTTCATCCGGCCGCGACACAAGATGCTGTTGACGACTTTCCGCTCGGACGGGTCGTTGCACAGTTCGCCGGTGACCGGTGGTGTCGACGAAGAAGGCCGCATTGTGATCGCGACCTATCCACAACGCGCCAAATGCGTGAATATCCGCCGCAATCCGTCGGCGAGCGTGGTCATCCTCTCCGACGATTTCAACGGCGCCTACGTGCAAGTCGATGGCGAGGCCGAGGTCATCGGCTTGCCCGCGGCGGTGGACCTGCTCGTCGACTACTACCGGGTGATCGCCGGTGAGCACCCGGACTGGGCGGAATACCGCCAGGCTATGGTGGACCAAGGCAAGTGTCTGATCCGCATCGCGCCGCGCCGCTGGGGACCGGTGGCCACCGGCGGCTTCCCGCCGAGGTAG
- a CDS encoding TetR/AcrR family transcriptional regulator translates to MSEMESKLRQRTVGRLDRSRDPAILNAALAALTENGYDATNMDDIAARAGVGKAAIYRRWSSKAALITDVLVYWRPDLRTDDAPDTGSLTGDIEALIDRAVSHDNGLITNDLLLRVALEATRDPQLATAIDDLMLLRGGRQITIILARAVARGEIAADRDWSLVANVLTAMSLLRVLNGQTVDAKFLRQVTETLVLPAISS, encoded by the coding sequence ATGAGTGAGATGGAATCGAAGCTTCGCCAACGCACGGTTGGCCGGCTGGACCGATCTCGTGACCCCGCGATCCTCAACGCCGCTCTTGCCGCGCTGACCGAGAACGGGTACGACGCCACGAATATGGACGACATCGCCGCGCGCGCCGGCGTCGGCAAGGCGGCGATTTACCGGCGGTGGTCTTCGAAAGCAGCATTGATTACCGACGTTCTCGTCTACTGGCGACCCGATCTGCGCACCGACGACGCCCCCGACACCGGGAGTTTGACCGGCGACATCGAAGCCTTGATCGACCGCGCCGTAAGCCATGACAACGGGTTGATCACTAACGATCTACTGCTCCGCGTCGCGCTGGAAGCTACTCGCGATCCCCAGCTCGCTACGGCCATCGACGATTTGATGCTGTTGCGGGGCGGACGTCAGATCACGATAATTCTGGCCCGCGCCGTAGCCCGCGGTGAAATCGCCGCCGACCGCGACTGGTCCCTGGTCGCCAACGTACTCACGGCAATGAGCCTGCTGCGAGTACTGAACGGGCAAACCGTCGACGCGAAATTCCTGCGACAAGTCACCGAAACACTGGTTCTTCCAGCAATATCCAGCTAG